In one window of Streptomyces sp. NBC_01224 DNA:
- a CDS encoding tyrosine-type recombinase/integrase, which yields MPRTGAKEGEWRDVPAPAFLQPFVDGLRVRNASGGLPYPGLLRESWDRAVKRLALPEYNPHDLRHKWTTVTLTSGVSIHEVSRRLGHRSIKVTVDKYGHLAQDGQERCRQVAEAAIAPHMLTTGRATSEPGAASVPGQRASRCSRHRPYRF from the coding sequence ATGCCCCGGACTGGAGCGAAAGAAGGCGAGTGGCGCGATGTACCCGCGCCCGCTTTCCTTCAGCCCTTCGTCGATGGGCTTCGGGTCCGCAACGCGAGTGGCGGGCTGCCGTACCCCGGTCTCCTGCGTGAGTCGTGGGATCGGGCCGTCAAGCGGCTCGCGCTGCCTGAGTACAACCCGCACGACTTGCGGCACAAATGGACCACCGTGACCTTGACGAGCGGCGTGTCCATCCACGAAGTGTCTCGCCGGCTCGGGCATCGCTCGATCAAGGTCACGGTGGACAAGTACGGCCACCTCGCCCAGGACGGCCAGGAACGCTGCCGTCAGGTGGCCGAGGCGGCCATAGCGCCACACATGCTCACAACAGGCCGAGCGACTTCAGAACCCGGTGCTGCCTCGGTGCCGGGTCAGCGGGCCAGTAGATGTAGCAGACACCGCCCGTACCGCTTCTGA
- a CDS encoding carboxymuconolactone decarboxylase family protein, translated as MALRVPKAELAAELRESMIKQLGVVPEPVEVLWNNPKLAEANQEFSAKVGAWDAADASLKTFAHMAVAAQVGCSWCLDINYFHALNQNLDLAKASQVPRWRQSEVFTPLERDVLEYAEAMTTTPPTVTDELSKRLLDRLGPAALVELTVFIGFANMAARCNTAHGITSQGYSDACEIPLAGRPESSGVASTA; from the coding sequence ATGGCGCTACGCGTCCCGAAGGCCGAGCTCGCCGCCGAGCTCCGCGAAAGCATGATCAAGCAGCTCGGGGTCGTGCCCGAGCCTGTCGAGGTGCTGTGGAACAACCCCAAACTCGCCGAGGCCAACCAGGAGTTCTCGGCCAAGGTGGGCGCGTGGGACGCGGCCGACGCCAGCCTCAAGACGTTCGCGCACATGGCCGTCGCGGCACAGGTCGGCTGCAGCTGGTGCCTCGACATCAACTACTTCCACGCGCTGAACCAGAACCTGGACCTGGCCAAGGCGAGCCAGGTGCCGCGCTGGCGGCAGTCGGAGGTGTTCACGCCGCTGGAGCGCGACGTGCTCGAGTACGCCGAGGCCATGACGACCACGCCACCGACCGTCACCGACGAGCTGTCGAAGCGTCTGCTCGACCGGCTCGGCCCCGCGGCGCTGGTCGAGCTCACCGTGTTCATCGGCTTCGCCAACATGGCGGCCAGGTGCAATACGGCGCACGGGATCACGTCGCAGGGCTACTCCGACGCCTGCGAGATTCCGCTGGCCGGGCGCCCTGAGAGTTCCGGCGTGGCGTCGACGGCATGA
- a CDS encoding LGFP repeat-containing protein, with protein sequence MFRAVPTARNTYCGRPYWVLGAIQTKYDEMGGPDSPLGCPTSVEQTTPNGRGKFTTFDGGSIYWTSDTGAHPVWGEIREKRGRLGWEGGALGFPKSDEFTNSDGVGKRQEYEGGTIYWHPSRSTGAHPVWGKIGEKWGAADWEKGPYGYPVTDEAPGLRPEDGHDTAPRGVIKNPAGLLG encoded by the coding sequence GTGTTCCGGGCGGTTCCAACCGCCCGGAACACTTACTGCGGTCGCCCGTACTGGGTTCTCGGCGCGATCCAGACCAAGTACGACGAGATGGGCGGCCCCGACAGTCCGCTCGGATGCCCGACGTCGGTTGAGCAGACCACCCCGAACGGGCGTGGCAAGTTCACGACCTTCGACGGCGGTTCGATCTACTGGACCTCTGACACGGGGGCTCATCCGGTGTGGGGCGAGATCAGGGAGAAGCGGGGCCGGCTGGGCTGGGAAGGTGGCGCGCTCGGATTCCCGAAGAGCGACGAATTCACCAACTCGGACGGTGTCGGCAAGCGCCAAGAGTACGAGGGTGGCACGATCTACTGGCACCCGAGCCGCTCCACCGGCGCGCACCCGGTGTGGGGCAAGATCGGGGAGAAGTGGGGTGCCGCGGACTGGGAGAAGGGCCCGTACGGCTACCCCGTGACCGACGAGGCCCCGGGGCTGCGCCCGGAGGACGGGCACGATACCGCCCCTCGCGGCGTGATCAAGAACCCTGCAGGCCTTCTTGGCTAG
- a CDS encoding peptidase C39 family protein produces MNRPTSRRTMLTAALAVAAAAGTVSSAGSATAAVPAAPLPAPSPAASLVDNRSWHTYTDWRSGCGAGTRAVAGRRHGLVIGHAMGVTHYTDPHTGQTADWEYATWTSPVHRSAVPATEVIASWNADTPAGTWIQIELQGRYSDATSTPWYVMGRWAAGDADIRRTSVDDQTDGKSSIWTDTFSVDDAASGLRLVSYRLRLTLYRPPGSRLTPTVRRLGAMASDVPDRFTVPASTPGLARELSVPRYSQNVHAGQYPEYDNGGEAWCSPTSSQMIIEYWGRRPTAEELAWVKPGLADPQVCHAARFTYDYQYEGCGNWPFNAAYAATYDDMSAAVTRLGSLTDVEKLIRAGIPVITSQSFLKEELTGAGYGTSGHLMTVIGFTADGDVIANDPASPSNEAVRRVYKRQEWENIWLRTKRYDANGKVRSGTGGVCYIYWPADPAPRQHRVLKSLGLL; encoded by the coding sequence ATGAACAGACCGACCTCGCGCAGAACCATGCTGACCGCCGCGCTCGCGGTGGCGGCCGCCGCCGGCACGGTGTCGTCCGCCGGCTCAGCAACCGCCGCCGTTCCCGCCGCCCCGCTCCCCGCCCCCTCGCCGGCCGCTTCTCTCGTGGACAACCGTTCCTGGCACACGTACACCGACTGGCGCAGCGGTTGCGGCGCCGGGACGCGTGCCGTCGCGGGGCGTCGGCACGGTCTGGTGATCGGCCACGCAATGGGGGTCACCCACTACACCGATCCGCACACCGGTCAGACCGCCGACTGGGAGTACGCGACCTGGACCTCGCCGGTCCACCGGTCCGCCGTCCCGGCGACCGAGGTGATCGCCTCCTGGAACGCCGACACCCCGGCGGGCACCTGGATCCAGATCGAGCTGCAGGGCCGCTACTCGGACGCCACCTCGACACCCTGGTACGTGATGGGCCGCTGGGCCGCGGGCGACGCCGACATCCGCAGGACGTCCGTCGACGACCAGACCGACGGCAAGAGCTCCATCTGGACCGACACCTTCTCGGTGGACGACGCGGCGAGCGGGTTGCGGCTGGTGTCCTACCGGCTGCGGCTCACGCTTTACCGCCCCCCGGGCAGCCGCCTCACGCCCACCGTCCGGCGCCTCGGCGCGATGGCTTCCGACGTCCCGGACCGCTTCACCGTGCCCGCCAGCACCCCCGGCCTCGCCCGGGAGCTGTCGGTGCCGCGCTACTCGCAGAATGTGCACGCGGGCCAGTACCCGGAGTACGACAACGGCGGCGAGGCCTGGTGCAGCCCCACCTCCTCGCAGATGATCATCGAGTACTGGGGGCGCAGGCCCACCGCCGAGGAGCTTGCCTGGGTCAAGCCGGGTCTGGCCGACCCGCAGGTCTGCCATGCCGCCCGGTTCACGTACGACTACCAGTACGAGGGCTGCGGCAACTGGCCGTTCAACGCCGCGTACGCCGCGACGTACGACGACATGAGCGCGGCGGTGACCCGGCTCGGCTCGCTGACGGACGTGGAGAAGCTGATCCGGGCGGGCATCCCGGTCATAACGTCGCAGTCGTTCCTCAAGGAGGAGCTGACCGGCGCCGGGTACGGGACCTCCGGCCACCTGATGACCGTGATCGGGTTCACCGCGGACGGCGATGTGATCGCGAACGACCCGGCCTCGCCGAGCAACGAGGCCGTGCGGCGGGTCTACAAGCGCCAGGAGTGGGAGAACATCTGGCTCCGCACCAAGCGCTACGACGCGAACGGCAAGGTCAGAAGCGGTACGGGCGGTGTCTGCTACATCTACTGGCCCGCTGACCCGGCACCGAGGCAGCACCGGGTTCTGAAGTCGCTCGGCCTGTTGTGA
- a CDS encoding uridine kinase family protein: MNDLSLLAARLRTLAPSCGPVRLIAVDGHAGSGKSTFASRLAALLDDAPVLHLDDLATHESFFTWVDRLSEQVIGPLSRGECARYAPYDWTTRTFAAPRTLESAPVVLIEGVGAGRRALRPHLARLLWMDLAAAESWERGRRRDGPALAAFWDGWTAAEAEHFSADPSRSHADALVRQLPMGYEWLEGPDAAAGANRSVTERDHIAPPY; the protein is encoded by the coding sequence ATGAACGACCTCTCGCTCCTCGCCGCGCGGCTGCGCACCCTGGCGCCGTCCTGCGGACCGGTGCGGCTGATCGCCGTCGACGGCCATGCGGGATCGGGGAAGAGCACCTTCGCGTCCCGCCTCGCGGCCCTGCTCGACGACGCCCCCGTACTGCATCTGGACGACCTGGCCACCCACGAGTCCTTCTTCACCTGGGTGGACCGGCTGAGCGAGCAGGTGATCGGGCCTCTGTCACGCGGTGAGTGCGCGCGCTATGCGCCGTACGACTGGACCACGCGGACGTTCGCGGCACCGCGCACCCTGGAGTCCGCACCGGTCGTCCTGATCGAGGGGGTCGGGGCGGGCCGCCGGGCGCTGCGGCCCCATCTGGCGCGGCTGTTGTGGATGGATCTCGCTGCCGCGGAGTCCTGGGAGCGGGGCCGCCGCCGGGACGGACCGGCTCTTGCGGCCTTCTGGGACGGGTGGACGGCGGCCGAGGCGGAACATTTCTCGGCCGATCCCTCGCGCTCCCACGCCGATGCTCTGGTACGGCAGTTGCCTATGGGGTACGAGTGGCTGGAGGGGCCTGACGCAGCAGCAGGAGCGAACCGTTCCGTCACAGAACGTGATCACATCGCACCGCCGTACTGA
- a CDS encoding RNA polymerase sigma-70 factor yields MTEDPFVAHRSLLFTVAYEMLGSAADAEDVLQESWLRWADVDHSQVRDPRAYLIRVVTRQALNRLRTLSRSREEYVGEWLPEPLLTSPDVAEDVELAESVSIAMLTVLETLGPTERAVFVLREVFDMPYGELAEAIGKSAAAVRQIARRAREHVAALRPRAQVSRSEQQAVVERFLLALRTGQLQELMEVMAPDVVMIADGGGVVAAALEPIHGAELVAPLLARASRVVAAFETTAVWLNGAPAGRIEMDGEPAAVSLVVENGRVTRIYVVRNPRKLTRLDELAELAR; encoded by the coding sequence ATGACCGAGGACCCGTTCGTCGCCCATCGCAGCCTGCTGTTCACGGTCGCCTACGAGATGCTCGGGTCGGCGGCCGATGCGGAGGACGTGCTGCAGGAGTCCTGGCTGCGGTGGGCCGACGTCGACCACTCGCAGGTGCGTGACCCGCGGGCGTACCTCATCCGGGTCGTTACGCGGCAAGCGCTCAACCGCCTGCGTACGCTCTCGCGCAGCCGCGAGGAATACGTTGGCGAGTGGCTGCCGGAACCGCTGCTGACCAGCCCTGATGTCGCCGAGGACGTCGAACTCGCGGAGAGCGTCTCGATCGCGATGCTGACCGTCCTGGAAACGCTCGGGCCGACCGAGCGCGCGGTGTTCGTGCTCCGCGAGGTCTTCGATATGCCGTACGGCGAGCTCGCCGAGGCCATCGGGAAGTCCGCGGCCGCGGTGCGGCAGATCGCGCGGCGGGCACGCGAGCACGTGGCGGCACTGCGGCCGCGGGCGCAGGTGAGCCGGTCGGAGCAGCAGGCCGTGGTGGAGCGGTTCCTGCTCGCCCTGCGAACCGGGCAGTTGCAGGAGCTGATGGAGGTCATGGCGCCGGACGTGGTCATGATCGCCGATGGCGGCGGGGTTGTGGCCGCCGCTCTGGAACCGATCCACGGGGCCGAACTGGTGGCGCCGTTGCTCGCGCGCGCGAGCCGGGTGGTGGCCGCGTTCGAGACGACGGCCGTGTGGCTCAACGGCGCGCCCGCGGGCCGGATCGAGATGGACGGCGAGCCGGCTGCGGTGAGCCTCGTGGTGGAGAACGGGCGGGTCACCCGGATCTACGTGGTGCGAAACCCGCGGAAGCTGACGCGGCTCGACGAACTGGCCGAACTCGCCAGGTAA